One region of Bubalus kerabau isolate K-KA32 ecotype Philippines breed swamp buffalo chromosome 6, PCC_UOA_SB_1v2, whole genome shotgun sequence genomic DNA includes:
- the LOC129656206 gene encoding ubiquitin-like protein 5, giving the protein MVFSLCDDCLGKKVCIKCNTDDTTGDLKLITAQTGTCWKKMVLKKWYIIFRDHVSLGDYETHYRMNLELYYQ; this is encoded by the exons ATGGTGTTCTCCCTGTGTGA TGACTGTCTGGGGAAGAAAGTCTGCATTAAATGCAATACTGATGACACCACTGGGGACCTTAAGCTGATCACAGCTCAAACTGGCACCTGTTGGAAAAAGATGGTATTGAAAAAATGGTACATAATTTTTAGAGACCATGTGTCTCTGGGGGACTATGAAACCCATTATAGGATGAACCTGGAGCTTTATTATCAATAG